A single window of Dermacentor albipictus isolate Rhodes 1998 colony chromosome 1, USDA_Dalb.pri_finalv2, whole genome shotgun sequence DNA harbors:
- the LOC135906052 gene encoding protein argonaute-2-like isoform X2 has protein sequence MMPGDDSSNNRPRYGTRGRGRIAAPGGAAAPPAGTAPGSFAQALQQRALSQTSPTAIAPPSPATTGQGNNNAFDSPRTVGGNSAGISPAPFSPTTTPPRTGAHSTTLSPTGSSNEEMQIMELERSLPSHFPRRPAHGKLGRQIQLIANHFNIDIPDGNVYHYDVEIYSATSAGAKVPEQKKYRCLSTKINRIVIELLVEKYRQDLSNCIPAFDGRKNLYTRRQLHFRERTFSVDLNEDQRIQNFVVKIQYAATVNLDALHAVYQNRVNTVPQEVLQAIDIVLRHGPSIKLTPVGRSFFKAPPPHELNALGGGREVWFGYYTSVRAAQWKPMLNVDMSATAFYECMPVINFMCKIFSDSRREMQPADFRTLRDFHHARLNKELKGLRVKVTHLPYPRKYKVVRVTNESAKEIFFDQDGTRTSVAEYFQKRYSRLLYPHFPCVQSGSVEHPVFIPLEVCELVEGQHCRKKLDENQTAEMIKRTAKPPFKRFQEIRQSVRDLVNSTEDYLREFNIKISTDPTQLKGRVLEPPSLVFENNSVSKPREGTWDLRGQHFYKPATMECWTLVTLSRFAQRDHLDNFVKMLIRIGMELGMRIEQPVEISAPDHNRRSIRSILGEQQEKHKKLQMVVIVIAKTTNYAEIKQVAETELGLRTQCVLENNVVKKCNVALVQNLCQKINAKMGGTNNSLLAQEKPTLFQKPVIIIGADVSHPSPGDRIRPSIAACVGSLDSIPSKFHATVRIQMEHAEAKARVEIIKDLKEMMKDMLKAFFRATRHKPERIIFYRDGVSEGQFLEVRNREVSAIRLACKELSPNESYEPALTFIVVQKRHHTRFMPASDRDGVGKFRNVPPGTTVDSVVTHPLDFDFFLCSHFGIQGTSRPAHYYIVWDDSNFTADELQKLSYYLCHTYARCARSVSIPAPVYYAHLAAFRAKNHIVSKVDISSSSSDSSGGSGDNVATSQYVEAVRVLDALQTSMYFV, from the exons CGGCGCCTGGTGGAGCCGCGGCCCCACCCGCGGGTACCGCGCCCGGTTCGTTCGCACAAGCGCTTCAGCAGCGGGCGCTGTCCCAGACGAGCCCCACTGCGATCGCGCCCCCGAGCCCGGCGACCACCGGCCAGGGCAACAACAATGCTTTCGACAGTCCGCGAACGGTTGGCGGCAATTCCGCGGGCATCTCGCCCGCCCCTTTCTCACCAACTACGACACCGCCCCGCACCGGGGCTCACAGCACCACCTTGAGCCCGACTGGGTCGTCAAACGAGGAGATGCAGATCATG GAGTTGGAACGGTCACTCCCTTCACACTTTCCACGGCGTCCCGCACATGGAAAGCTAGGACGGCAGATCCAGTTGATCGCCAATCACTTCAACATCGACATCCCCGATGGCAATGTGTATCACTATGACGTGGAGATCTACTCCGCGACCTCCGCTGGTGCCAAGGTGCCTGAGCAGAAAAAATACCGCTGCCTCAGCACCAAGATCAACCGCATAGTAATAGAACTGCTCGTCGAGAAGTACCGACAGGACCTCTCCAACTGCATACCGGCTTTCGACGGCCGCAAAAACCTGTACACGAGGCGCCAACTACACTTCCGTGAGCGCACGTTCTCCGTTGACCTGAACGAGGACCAGAGGATCCAGAACTTCGTCGTGAAGATCCAGTACGCGGCCACAGTCAACTTGGACGCTCTGCACGCAGTTTACCAGAATCGCGTCAACACCGTGCCCCAGGAGGTGTTGCAGGCCATTGACATCGTCTTGCGCCATGGACCGTCCATCAAGCTGACGCCCGTCGGTCGGTCTTTCTTCAAGGCACCACCACCGCACGAGCTAAACGCGCTGGGCGGTGGCCGCGAGGTCTGGTTCGGCTACTACACGAGCGTGCGGGCGGCCCAGTGGAAGCCCATGCTGAACGTTGACATGTCGGCGACTGCCTTCTACGAGTGCATGCCCGTCATCAACTTCATGTGCAAGATCTTCAGCGACAGTCGGCGCGAGATGCAGCCCGCTGACTTCAGAACGCTTCGCGACTTCCACCATGCACGGCTCAACAAGGAGCTCAAGGGGCTGCGCGTCAAAGTCACACACCTGCCCTACCCGCGCAAGTACAAGGTCGTGCGAGTCACCAATGAGTCAGCCAAGGAAATCTTCTTCGACCAGGACGGCACGAGAACTTCCGTGGCCGAGTACTTCCAGAAACGTTACAGCCGCCTCCTGTACCCGCACTTTCCCTGTGTGCAGAGTGGAAGTGTCGAGCACCCAGTCTTCATTCCCCTCGAGGTGTGCGAGCTGGTCGAGGGCCAGCACTGCCGCAAGAAGCTGGACGAGAACCAGACCGCTGAGATGATCAAGCGCACGGCCAAGCCACCGTTCAAGCGCTTCCAG GAAATCCGGCAGTCGGTGCGCGACCTGGTGAACAGCACCGAGGATTACCTACGCGAGTTCAACATCAAGATCAGCACCGACCCCACCCAGCTCAAGGGTAGAGTGCTCGAGCCGCCGTCTCTGGTGTTCGAGAACAACTCCGTCAGCAAGCCGCGCGAGGGCACATGGGATCTTCGTGGCCAGCACTTTTACAAGCCGGCCACCATGGAATGCTGGACGTTGGTCACTCTGAGCCGGTTCGCGCAGCGCGACCACCTTGATAACTTCGTCAAGATGCTTATACGCATCGGCATGGAACTGGGCATGCGCATCGAGCAGCCGGTCGAGATCTCGGCGCCCGACCACAACCGGCGTTCCATCCGCTCCATCCTCGGAGAGCAGCAGGAGAAGCATAAGAAGCTGCAGATGGTCGTCATTGTGATCGCCAAGACCACCAACTACGCCGAGATCAAGCAGGTTGCGGAGACCGAGCTCGGGCTGCGCACTCAGTGCGTGCTGGAGAACAACGTGGTGAAGAAGTGCAACGTGGCGCTCGTGCAGAACCTGTGCCAAAAGATCAACGCCAAGATGGGCGGCACCAATAACAGCCTGCTGGCTCAGGAGAAGCCCACGCTGTTCCAGAAGCCCGTCATCATCATCGGCGCCGACGTTTCTCACCCGTCGCCCGGCGACAGGATCCGGCCTTCGATCGCCGCCTGCGTCGGCAGCCTCGACTCGATCCCCTCGAAGTTCCATGCCACCGTGCGCATCCAGATGGAGCACGCCGAGGCCAAGGCTCGCGTCGAGATCATCAAGGACCTCAAGGAGATGATGAAGGACATGCTGAAGGCCTTCTTCCGTGCCACCAGGCACAAGCCGGAGCGAATCATCTTCTACCGCGACGGCGTCAGCGAGGGCCAGTTCCTTGAAGTCCGCAACCGCGAG GTCAGCGCCATCCGGCTGGCGTGCAAGGAGCTGTCCCCCAACGAGTCGTACGAGCCGGCGCTCACCTTCATCGTGGTGCAGAAACGTCACCACACGCGCTTCATGCCGGCCAGCGACCGCGACGGAGTCGGCAAGTTTCGCAACGTCCCGCCGGGCACCACCGTCGACTCGGTGGTCACGCACCCACTGGACTTCGACTTTTTCCTCTGCAGCCACTTCGGCATCCAG GGCACCAGCCGCCCTGCACACTACTACATCGTGTGGGACGACTCGAACTTCACCGCAGACGAGCTGCAGAAGCTCAGCTACTACCTTTGCCACACGTACGCCCGGTGCGCTCGTAGTGTGAGCATCCCAGCACCCGTCTACTACGCGCACCTGGCCGCGTTCCGGGCCAAAAACCACATCGTCAGCAAGGTAGACATATCCAGCTCCAGCAGCGACTCATCTGGGGGCAGCGGAGACAACGTTGCCACCAGCCAGTATGTCGAGGCTGTGCGGGTCCTGGACGCGCTCCAGACCTCCATGTACTTCGTCTGA
- the LOC135906052 gene encoding protein argonaute-2-like isoform X1, producing the protein MAPPRKGDVKTRLQLRDSPRACEQSPVYGVRSTRSAARGTQAMASGKAAAPGGAAAPPAGTAPGSFAQALQQRALSQTSPTAIAPPSPATTGQGNNNAFDSPRTVGGNSAGISPAPFSPTTTPPRTGAHSTTLSPTGSSNEEMQIMELERSLPSHFPRRPAHGKLGRQIQLIANHFNIDIPDGNVYHYDVEIYSATSAGAKVPEQKKYRCLSTKINRIVIELLVEKYRQDLSNCIPAFDGRKNLYTRRQLHFRERTFSVDLNEDQRIQNFVVKIQYAATVNLDALHAVYQNRVNTVPQEVLQAIDIVLRHGPSIKLTPVGRSFFKAPPPHELNALGGGREVWFGYYTSVRAAQWKPMLNVDMSATAFYECMPVINFMCKIFSDSRREMQPADFRTLRDFHHARLNKELKGLRVKVTHLPYPRKYKVVRVTNESAKEIFFDQDGTRTSVAEYFQKRYSRLLYPHFPCVQSGSVEHPVFIPLEVCELVEGQHCRKKLDENQTAEMIKRTAKPPFKRFQEIRQSVRDLVNSTEDYLREFNIKISTDPTQLKGRVLEPPSLVFENNSVSKPREGTWDLRGQHFYKPATMECWTLVTLSRFAQRDHLDNFVKMLIRIGMELGMRIEQPVEISAPDHNRRSIRSILGEQQEKHKKLQMVVIVIAKTTNYAEIKQVAETELGLRTQCVLENNVVKKCNVALVQNLCQKINAKMGGTNNSLLAQEKPTLFQKPVIIIGADVSHPSPGDRIRPSIAACVGSLDSIPSKFHATVRIQMEHAEAKARVEIIKDLKEMMKDMLKAFFRATRHKPERIIFYRDGVSEGQFLEVRNREVSAIRLACKELSPNESYEPALTFIVVQKRHHTRFMPASDRDGVGKFRNVPPGTTVDSVVTHPLDFDFFLCSHFGIQGTSRPAHYYIVWDDSNFTADELQKLSYYLCHTYARCARSVSIPAPVYYAHLAAFRAKNHIVSKVDISSSSSDSSGGSGDNVATSQYVEAVRVLDALQTSMYFV; encoded by the exons CGGCGCCTGGTGGAGCCGCGGCCCCACCCGCGGGTACCGCGCCCGGTTCGTTCGCACAAGCGCTTCAGCAGCGGGCGCTGTCCCAGACGAGCCCCACTGCGATCGCGCCCCCGAGCCCGGCGACCACCGGCCAGGGCAACAACAATGCTTTCGACAGTCCGCGAACGGTTGGCGGCAATTCCGCGGGCATCTCGCCCGCCCCTTTCTCACCAACTACGACACCGCCCCGCACCGGGGCTCACAGCACCACCTTGAGCCCGACTGGGTCGTCAAACGAGGAGATGCAGATCATG GAGTTGGAACGGTCACTCCCTTCACACTTTCCACGGCGTCCCGCACATGGAAAGCTAGGACGGCAGATCCAGTTGATCGCCAATCACTTCAACATCGACATCCCCGATGGCAATGTGTATCACTATGACGTGGAGATCTACTCCGCGACCTCCGCTGGTGCCAAGGTGCCTGAGCAGAAAAAATACCGCTGCCTCAGCACCAAGATCAACCGCATAGTAATAGAACTGCTCGTCGAGAAGTACCGACAGGACCTCTCCAACTGCATACCGGCTTTCGACGGCCGCAAAAACCTGTACACGAGGCGCCAACTACACTTCCGTGAGCGCACGTTCTCCGTTGACCTGAACGAGGACCAGAGGATCCAGAACTTCGTCGTGAAGATCCAGTACGCGGCCACAGTCAACTTGGACGCTCTGCACGCAGTTTACCAGAATCGCGTCAACACCGTGCCCCAGGAGGTGTTGCAGGCCATTGACATCGTCTTGCGCCATGGACCGTCCATCAAGCTGACGCCCGTCGGTCGGTCTTTCTTCAAGGCACCACCACCGCACGAGCTAAACGCGCTGGGCGGTGGCCGCGAGGTCTGGTTCGGCTACTACACGAGCGTGCGGGCGGCCCAGTGGAAGCCCATGCTGAACGTTGACATGTCGGCGACTGCCTTCTACGAGTGCATGCCCGTCATCAACTTCATGTGCAAGATCTTCAGCGACAGTCGGCGCGAGATGCAGCCCGCTGACTTCAGAACGCTTCGCGACTTCCACCATGCACGGCTCAACAAGGAGCTCAAGGGGCTGCGCGTCAAAGTCACACACCTGCCCTACCCGCGCAAGTACAAGGTCGTGCGAGTCACCAATGAGTCAGCCAAGGAAATCTTCTTCGACCAGGACGGCACGAGAACTTCCGTGGCCGAGTACTTCCAGAAACGTTACAGCCGCCTCCTGTACCCGCACTTTCCCTGTGTGCAGAGTGGAAGTGTCGAGCACCCAGTCTTCATTCCCCTCGAGGTGTGCGAGCTGGTCGAGGGCCAGCACTGCCGCAAGAAGCTGGACGAGAACCAGACCGCTGAGATGATCAAGCGCACGGCCAAGCCACCGTTCAAGCGCTTCCAG GAAATCCGGCAGTCGGTGCGCGACCTGGTGAACAGCACCGAGGATTACCTACGCGAGTTCAACATCAAGATCAGCACCGACCCCACCCAGCTCAAGGGTAGAGTGCTCGAGCCGCCGTCTCTGGTGTTCGAGAACAACTCCGTCAGCAAGCCGCGCGAGGGCACATGGGATCTTCGTGGCCAGCACTTTTACAAGCCGGCCACCATGGAATGCTGGACGTTGGTCACTCTGAGCCGGTTCGCGCAGCGCGACCACCTTGATAACTTCGTCAAGATGCTTATACGCATCGGCATGGAACTGGGCATGCGCATCGAGCAGCCGGTCGAGATCTCGGCGCCCGACCACAACCGGCGTTCCATCCGCTCCATCCTCGGAGAGCAGCAGGAGAAGCATAAGAAGCTGCAGATGGTCGTCATTGTGATCGCCAAGACCACCAACTACGCCGAGATCAAGCAGGTTGCGGAGACCGAGCTCGGGCTGCGCACTCAGTGCGTGCTGGAGAACAACGTGGTGAAGAAGTGCAACGTGGCGCTCGTGCAGAACCTGTGCCAAAAGATCAACGCCAAGATGGGCGGCACCAATAACAGCCTGCTGGCTCAGGAGAAGCCCACGCTGTTCCAGAAGCCCGTCATCATCATCGGCGCCGACGTTTCTCACCCGTCGCCCGGCGACAGGATCCGGCCTTCGATCGCCGCCTGCGTCGGCAGCCTCGACTCGATCCCCTCGAAGTTCCATGCCACCGTGCGCATCCAGATGGAGCACGCCGAGGCCAAGGCTCGCGTCGAGATCATCAAGGACCTCAAGGAGATGATGAAGGACATGCTGAAGGCCTTCTTCCGTGCCACCAGGCACAAGCCGGAGCGAATCATCTTCTACCGCGACGGCGTCAGCGAGGGCCAGTTCCTTGAAGTCCGCAACCGCGAG GTCAGCGCCATCCGGCTGGCGTGCAAGGAGCTGTCCCCCAACGAGTCGTACGAGCCGGCGCTCACCTTCATCGTGGTGCAGAAACGTCACCACACGCGCTTCATGCCGGCCAGCGACCGCGACGGAGTCGGCAAGTTTCGCAACGTCCCGCCGGGCACCACCGTCGACTCGGTGGTCACGCACCCACTGGACTTCGACTTTTTCCTCTGCAGCCACTTCGGCATCCAG GGCACCAGCCGCCCTGCACACTACTACATCGTGTGGGACGACTCGAACTTCACCGCAGACGAGCTGCAGAAGCTCAGCTACTACCTTTGCCACACGTACGCCCGGTGCGCTCGTAGTGTGAGCATCCCAGCACCCGTCTACTACGCGCACCTGGCCGCGTTCCGGGCCAAAAACCACATCGTCAGCAAGGTAGACATATCCAGCTCCAGCAGCGACTCATCTGGGGGCAGCGGAGACAACGTTGCCACCAGCCAGTATGTCGAGGCTGTGCGGGTCCTGGACGCGCTCCAGACCTCCATGTACTTCGTCTGA